The Pseudomonas sp. FP198 genomic interval GCAGATCCCTTTCAACAAAGGCGCGGCCAGTGGTCAGGTGGTCATCAGCCGCGGGCCTGAAGAGCCCGCTCGGAACCTGACGCTCAGCCCAAGCAATGCCTTGGTGCTCGAGCAGCTCAAGGAGCCTTTCGAGCTGGCCCGCGAGCCGGCCTGGCGACTCGCTGAACGTGGTGGCGAACAGCAGCGCCAAGGGTCGCAGCCATCGCCCGATGAGGATCAGGATGAATCGGCGGAGCATTCGGCATGAGCGCGCTGAAGCTGCGCCGCGTCGACGCTTCGGCGCACGCTCATGCCCAAGCGATTCAACGCTGGCGGCGTACCGGGCGGCACGCGGGGCTGGAGCACATGCCGCAGCGTCGCGGCTATCTGCAATTTCGCGCGCAGGGCGAGGGGGGCGGCTGGCAAGGGCTGATCATGGCCCACGACTGGCTGCATCATTCGATCCCCACCCTACAGCCGTTGCTGACGGCCGAATGCCCGTTGTCGAGTATCGTCGCCTTGTTTCGAGCCGTGCCGCGGCCCTTGCTGCCGGACATGAACGAGCTGGGCTACGAGGAGCTGTCCGACATCGAATGCGTCGCCCCGACGCGATTACCCACTTACCCCTTGCCCTGGATCGCGACGCCGCGAGGACGCCTGTGGTTGTTGCAGCTACCGACGCCCGGCACTGCTTGTGGCCCTGTGGAGACGGATTCATGGCTGAGCGATCTGCCGTTGCGACTCACCTTCGTCCTGGGCATCAGCCACCTGAGCCTCGTCAGTCGCCTGCGCCTGGCTCAAGGTGATGTGCTGCGCATCAACCGGCTGACCCGGCAGTGCTTTTCAATACAGCAATGCCTTGGCACTTTCACCTTGACCCAGGAGGGTTTACGCATGCAACCAACGCTGGCTGATGCCTGCCCGGAAGAAACGTCGGGGCCCGGCGCGCAGGTCGACCTGGGGGCGCTCCCGGTGCGCCTGGAATTCGTCCTTGCCACCCATGAAACCAATCTGGCCATGCTCGCGCAAATCAGCGATGGGCAACTGATCCCTCTGTCCGGGGATGTTGCGCGAAACATCGAGGTCCGTGCCAACGGCAAGCCTGTCGCCCGTGGTGAGCTGGTGCAGTTGGACGGACAACTTGGCGTTGAACTGCTGGACGTCTATCGGGACCGTGGCGATGAATGATGTCTCGCTGATCGCCCTGCTGGCCTTTGCCTCGCTGCTGCCGTTCCTGGTGGCGGCGGGCACCTGCTACATCAAGTTTTCCATTGTCTTCGTCATCGTACGTAATGCCCTGGGCTTGCAGCAGGTGCCATCGAACATGGCCCTCAATGCGATTGCGCTGATGCTGGCGATTTTCGTCATGACGCCGGTCGTCAAGCAGGGCCACGACTATTACAAGACCGAAGCGGTGGCGTTTACCGATATCGAGTCGGTGGTGGATTTCGCCGAGAACGGCCTGGGCGGCTACAAGGATTACCTGCGCAAGTACACCGACCCGGAGCTGGCGCTGTTTTTCGAGCGGGCCCAGGCGGTCCAGGATGGAACCGATGCAGACCCGCCGGCCGATGAAGAACTGACGCCGTCTTTGTTTTCGCTCCTGCCGGCCTATGCGCTGAGCGAGATCAAAAGTGCCTTCAAGATCGGTTTTTATCTGTACCTGCCCTTTGTGATCGTGGACCTGGTGATTTCCAGCATTCTGCTGGCGTTGGGCATGATGATGATGAGTCCGGTGATCATTTCCGTACCGATCAAGCTGGTGCTGTTTGTCGCACTGGACGGCTGGGCGCTGCTGTCGACCGGCCTGGTCAAGCAATACCTGACGCTGCTGGCATAGGCGCGGCCATGAATGATCTGGTGTATGCCGGTAACAAGACCTTGTACCTGATCCTGCTCATGGTCGCCTGGCCGATCATCGTTGCCACGGTGGTCGGGCTGGTGATCGGGTTGATCCAGACCGTGACCCAGTTGCAGGAACAGACGCTGCCCTTTGGCTTCAAGTTGCTGGCGGTCGCGGCGTGCCTGTTCCTGCTCTCGGGGTGGTACGGCGAAACCCTGCTCGATTTCAGTCGTGAAGTTTTCCGCCTGGCGTTGGGTTAGCGATGTCCATGACGCTGTTCTTCGAACTCTATGCCGGGTTTGCCGCCGCAACACTGGGCGTGGCTCGCCTGGCACCGATTTTTTTCATGTTGCCGTTTCTCAACAGCGGTGTGCTGACCGGCGTGGCACGCCATGCGGTGATTGTGCTGGTGGCGCTGGGGTTCTGGCGTTACGTCGGCGTGCCCGCGCCAGCCCTCGACAGCCTGGCGTTCTTCGCTCTGATGTTGCGCGAGGCGGGTATCGGTGTGCTGTTGGGCGTGCTGCTGTGCTGGCCGTTCTGGGTGCTGCATGCCATGGGCAACCTGATCGACAACCAGCGCGGCGCGATGCTCAGCAGCACGGTGGACCCGGCTAACGGCGTCGACACTTCGGAGCTGGCGAATTTTCTCCAGTTGTTTGCCGCGGCGGTCTATCTCGAAGGTGGCGGCATGTTGTTGATGCTTGAGACCGTCAGTCATAGCTATCGCATCTGTGCGCCGGCGAATCACTGCCAGGTGATCCTGCCTGCCGTCCTGGATTTGCTGGATGCGCTGGTGAGCAAGACGCTGGTCATCAGCGCGCCGGTGGTGGCGACATTGCTGATCAGCGAGGCCTTGCTCGGCTTGCTCTCGCGTTATGCGCCACAGATGAACGCCTTTTCCGTGTCGTTGACGGTCAAGAGCCTGGTGGCACTGGTCGTCCTGATCCTGTATTTCGGCGTGCATCTGCCGGATGAAGTCCTGCGCATGGGCATGCAGGCCGATGGGTTGGCGCGCTATCTGGACAGCGGAGAGGCCAGCCATGTCGTCCAGCGCGTCGAAGACTGAAAAGCCCACCGCCAAGCGGCTCAGGGACGCGGCGCGCAAAGGGCAGACGTTCAAGGCCAAGGACCTGGTCATCACCTGCCTGACCCTGTGCGGCATTGCCTACATGGTGTTCAACAGCTCGCTGGTCGAGATCATGGATATTTACCGGCGCATCATCGCCAGCGATTTTCAGGCGGATCTGCAAGCTTACTCGGCGACGTTGGTGCTGCTCGGCCTCAAGACGCTGTTGCCGCTGTTGCTGGTGTGTGTACTGACCAGTGCGCTGCCGGCGTTGCTGCAAAGCGGTTTTGCCCTGGCCAGCGAAGCGTTGAAGCTCAATCTGGACGCCTTGAACCCGGTCAACGGCTTCAAGAAACTGTTCAGCCTGCGCACCGTCAAGGACACCTTCAAGGCGTTGTTGTACCTGGGCAGTTTTGCCATGGCGCTGTGGATCGTCTGGATCACTCAGCGGCAACTGCTGTTCGCCCAGTTGTTCGTCCAGGCACCGGAATTGTTCACGATCTGGGGGCACTTGTTGCTGGTGTTGGTGCTGGCCTTCCTGGCCTGCGTCCTGCTGATCGTCGTGCTCGATGCTCTCAGCGAATACTGGTTGTTCATGAAAGACCAGATGATGGACAAGGACGCGGTCAAGCGTGAGCACAAGGAGCAGGATGGCGACCCGCAGATCAAGGGCCGCCGCCGCGACCTGCACATGGAACTGCTGTCGGAGCAGGTCAAGTCCGATGTGCGCGGCTCGCGCATGATCATCGCCAATCCGACCCACATTGCCATCGGCGTGTATTTCCGCCCGGAAATCACTTTGCTGCCGTTCATCTCGCTGATGGAAACCAACCAGCGCGCCCTGGCCGTGCGGGCATATGCAAAGGAAGTGGGCGTGCCGGTGGTCAACGACATCGCCTTGGCCCGGCGGATTTTCAAGACCCACCAGCGCTACAGCTTCCTCCAGATGCAGGAAGTCGAGGAAGTGCTGCGCCTGCTGATCTGGCTCGAACAGGTCGAGCAGGCTTGAAACCAAGCAAAGCCAGGCACGGCCCTCGCCACCAAAGCGGCTTGCCACAAGAGCAGTCTCGTCGGTCTGGTTTTTGTTGCATGAGCGCAATCTGGCAGCGGGCCCTTCAGCGTTTTTGGCTCAATGCATCGGTCAGCGACGCTGGCGTTTTCTCAGGAGTGTGGCGGATGAGTCGCGACAACAAACACGACGAGCAGGTAGCCCTGGAAGTCGTCGACGCCGTGCTCGGCGGCGCGGCGTTGAAGGATGTGCAAGGCATCACCGACGAACACATGGACAGTCTGTATGCCTTTGCCTTCCAGTTCTATGAACAGGGGCGGCTGGACGATGCCGAGAAGTTCTTCCACTTCCTGTGCATCTACGACTTCTACAACAGCCATTACTGGATGGGACTGGCTGCGGTGCATCAACTCAAGCAGAACCACCAGAAAGCCATCGACCTGTATGCGATTGCCTTCGCCCAGGGCAAGAACGACTACCGGCCCATGTTGTACACCGGCCAGTGTCACCTGGCCTTGGGCAAGGTCGGCAAGGCCCGGTTGTGTTTCGAGTATGTACTGGAACAAACCACGCAAGACGAGCTGCACGAGCAAGCCAGGGTATATCTCGACACGTTGGCTCACATGATGGAACAGCAAGGTCCGGAGGACTGCACATGAGCGAAATAAGGACGACTGGCCACCCGGGGCATCACGGCCCCATGAGCCGTGGCGAGGCCTTTGAAAAA includes:
- the sicA gene encoding type III secretion system translocator chaperone SicA — its product is MSRDNKHDEQVALEVVDAVLGGAALKDVQGITDEHMDSLYAFAFQFYEQGRLDDAEKFFHFLCIYDFYNSHYWMGLAAVHQLKQNHQKAIDLYAIAFAQGKNDYRPMLYTGQCHLALGKVGKARLCFEYVLEQTTQDELHEQARVYLDTLAHMMEQQGPEDCT
- the sctT gene encoding type III secretion system export apparatus subunit SctT, producing the protein MSMTLFFELYAGFAAATLGVARLAPIFFMLPFLNSGVLTGVARHAVIVLVALGFWRYVGVPAPALDSLAFFALMLREAGIGVLLGVLLCWPFWVLHAMGNLIDNQRGAMLSSTVDPANGVDTSELANFLQLFAAAVYLEGGGMLLMLETVSHSYRICAPANHCQVILPAVLDLLDALVSKTLVISAPVVATLLISEALLGLLSRYAPQMNAFSVSLTVKSLVALVVLILYFGVHLPDEVLRMGMQADGLARYLDSGEASHVVQRVED
- a CDS encoding EscR/YscR/HrcR family type III secretion system export apparatus protein, which encodes MNDVSLIALLAFASLLPFLVAAGTCYIKFSIVFVIVRNALGLQQVPSNMALNAIALMLAIFVMTPVVKQGHDYYKTEAVAFTDIESVVDFAENGLGGYKDYLRKYTDPELALFFERAQAVQDGTDADPPADEELTPSLFSLLPAYALSEIKSAFKIGFYLYLPFVIVDLVISSILLALGMMMMSPVIISVPIKLVLFVALDGWALLSTGLVKQYLTLLA
- a CDS encoding EscU/YscU/HrcU family type III secretion system export apparatus switch protein — translated: MSSSASKTEKPTAKRLRDAARKGQTFKAKDLVITCLTLCGIAYMVFNSSLVEIMDIYRRIIASDFQADLQAYSATLVLLGLKTLLPLLLVCVLTSALPALLQSGFALASEALKLNLDALNPVNGFKKLFSLRTVKDTFKALLYLGSFAMALWIVWITQRQLLFAQLFVQAPELFTIWGHLLLVLVLAFLACVLLIVVLDALSEYWLFMKDQMMDKDAVKREHKEQDGDPQIKGRRRDLHMELLSEQVKSDVRGSRMIIANPTHIAIGVYFRPEITLLPFISLMETNQRALAVRAYAKEVGVPVVNDIALARRIFKTHQRYSFLQMQEVEEVLRLLIWLEQVEQA
- a CDS encoding EscS/YscS/HrcS family type III secretion system export apparatus protein; protein product: MNDLVYAGNKTLYLILLMVAWPIIVATVVGLVIGLIQTVTQLQEQTLPFGFKLLAVAACLFLLSGWYGETLLDFSREVFRLALG
- a CDS encoding FliM/FliN family flagellar motor switch protein, with amino-acid sequence MSALKLRRVDASAHAHAQAIQRWRRTGRHAGLEHMPQRRGYLQFRAQGEGGGWQGLIMAHDWLHHSIPTLQPLLTAECPLSSIVALFRAVPRPLLPDMNELGYEELSDIECVAPTRLPTYPLPWIATPRGRLWLLQLPTPGTACGPVETDSWLSDLPLRLTFVLGISHLSLVSRLRLAQGDVLRINRLTRQCFSIQQCLGTFTLTQEGLRMQPTLADACPEETSGPGAQVDLGALPVRLEFVLATHETNLAMLAQISDGQLIPLSGDVARNIEVRANGKPVARGELVQLDGQLGVELLDVYRDRGDE